A part of Rhodamnia argentea isolate NSW1041297 chromosome 8, ASM2092103v1, whole genome shotgun sequence genomic DNA contains:
- the LOC115738294 gene encoding uncharacterized protein LOC115738294 isoform X1: MAQSFDDADFWLPLKHLPPRHGSCMGGDKLGLSANGVLSFHRRGSESGLDREYAQSLSNFPSEFPYEIDSPVESVLSSTETESSDEDDPWAGLARALTQSPFYESPTQKLPVPGFARHKREEFWAMAGSPKSTLSGIGSWSSRSLLSANESPKGVSQIPSPTTAFGAESETWDLVYAAAMEVARLKMACQEAKYSTHQQNRGLVSGRIANSGLHSGHHRVAHVLTQPAQHPQHARENRVLKRQASLPVWERTMEGWSENQQQQQQLQLQIQSRVKNAGLVNARCGGNQGFPQSAWTPLHNCSGARAPPFVAGSGSKRECAGTGVFLPRRYGDLPEPRKKSGGSTTVVVPPKVVQALQLNVDGTRGQAQPHLNDAFAPDHAALMARRNAVLSKQRSLNHEIRLPQEWTY; the protein is encoded by the exons ATGGCGCAGTCCTTTGACGACGCTGACTTCTGGCTTCCCTTGAAGCACCTCCCTCCTCGCCACGGCTCGTGCATGGGCGGAGACAAGCTCGGGCTCAGCGCCAATGGCGTTCTCTCCTTTCATCGGCGCGGTTCTGAGTCCGGACTCGACCGCGAGTATGCTCAGAGCCTCAGCAACTTCCCCAGCGAGTTCCCCTACGAGATCGACTCGCCGGTGGAGTCCGTCCTGAGCTCGACCGAGACGGAGAGCAGCGACGAGGACGACCCTTGGGCCGGGCTAGCTCGAGCGCTGACTCAGTCCCCTTTTTACGAGTCCCCCACTCAGAAACTGCCCGTTCCTGGTTTCGCACGCCACAAGCGCGAG GAGTTTTGGGCCATGGCCGGTTCACCGAAGTCCACACTGAGTGGAATCGGCAGCTGGTCGAGTCGCAGCCTGCTTTCCGCGAACGAAAGCCCGAAGGGCGTCTCTCAGATTCCATCCCCAACCACGGCGTTCGGGGCCGAGAGCGAGACTTGGGATCTCGTATACGCTGCAGCTATGGAGGTGGCGAGGTTGAAGATGGCATGCCAGGAAGCGAAGTACAGCACTCACCAGCAAAACAGAGGGCTCGTCTCCGGGAGAATCGCTAACTCAGGGCTCCACTCGGGTCACCACCGGGTCGCTCACGTTCTGACTCAGCCAGCTCAG CATCCTCAACATGCAAGAGAGAACCGAGTGCTAAAACGACAAGCGTCCCTTCCGGTCTGGGAAAGAACAATGGAGGGCTGGTCCGAGAAtcagcaacagcaacaacagCTACAGTTACAGATCCAGAGCAGAGTGAAAAATGCAGGGCTCGTGAATGCAAGATGCGGGGGAAATCAGGGATTTCCCCAATCCGCATGGACTCCTCTGCACAACTGTTCGGGCGCGAGAGCTCCTCCGTTCGTGGCCGGATCCGGGTCGAAGCGCGAGTGCGCCGGCACCGGCGTCTTCCTCCCTCGGAGATACGGGGATTTGCCGGAACCTCGCAAGAAATCAG GTGGTTCGACGACGGTGGTCGTCCCTCCGAAAGTCGTGCAGGCTCTGCAGCTGAACGTCGACGGCACGAGGGGTCAAGCTCAGCCGCACCTGAATGACGCTTTTGCCCCTGACCACG CCGCGTTGATGGCGAGAAGGAATGCGGTTTTGTCAAAACAGAGGAGCTTAAACCACGAAATACGGCTCCCTCAGGAATGGACCTactga
- the LOC115738294 gene encoding uncharacterized protein LOC115738294 isoform X2, which translates to MAQSFDDADFWLPLKHLPPRHGSCMGGDKLGLSANGVLSFHRRGSESGLDREYAQSLSNFPSEFPYEIDSPVESVLSSTETESSDEDDPWAGLARALTQSPFYESPTQKLPVPGFARHKREEFWAMAGSPKSTLSGIGSWSSRSLLSANESPKGVSQIPSPTTAFGAESETWDLVYAAAMEVARLKMACQEAKYSTHQQNRGLVSGRIANSGLHSGHHRVAHVLTQPAQHARENRVLKRQASLPVWERTMEGWSENQQQQQQLQLQIQSRVKNAGLVNARCGGNQGFPQSAWTPLHNCSGARAPPFVAGSGSKRECAGTGVFLPRRYGDLPEPRKKSGGSTTVVVPPKVVQALQLNVDGTRGQAQPHLNDAFAPDHAALMARRNAVLSKQRSLNHEIRLPQEWTY; encoded by the exons ATGGCGCAGTCCTTTGACGACGCTGACTTCTGGCTTCCCTTGAAGCACCTCCCTCCTCGCCACGGCTCGTGCATGGGCGGAGACAAGCTCGGGCTCAGCGCCAATGGCGTTCTCTCCTTTCATCGGCGCGGTTCTGAGTCCGGACTCGACCGCGAGTATGCTCAGAGCCTCAGCAACTTCCCCAGCGAGTTCCCCTACGAGATCGACTCGCCGGTGGAGTCCGTCCTGAGCTCGACCGAGACGGAGAGCAGCGACGAGGACGACCCTTGGGCCGGGCTAGCTCGAGCGCTGACTCAGTCCCCTTTTTACGAGTCCCCCACTCAGAAACTGCCCGTTCCTGGTTTCGCACGCCACAAGCGCGAG GAGTTTTGGGCCATGGCCGGTTCACCGAAGTCCACACTGAGTGGAATCGGCAGCTGGTCGAGTCGCAGCCTGCTTTCCGCGAACGAAAGCCCGAAGGGCGTCTCTCAGATTCCATCCCCAACCACGGCGTTCGGGGCCGAGAGCGAGACTTGGGATCTCGTATACGCTGCAGCTATGGAGGTGGCGAGGTTGAAGATGGCATGCCAGGAAGCGAAGTACAGCACTCACCAGCAAAACAGAGGGCTCGTCTCCGGGAGAATCGCTAACTCAGGGCTCCACTCGGGTCACCACCGGGTCGCTCACGTTCTGACTCAGCCAGCTCAG CATGCAAGAGAGAACCGAGTGCTAAAACGACAAGCGTCCCTTCCGGTCTGGGAAAGAACAATGGAGGGCTGGTCCGAGAAtcagcaacagcaacaacagCTACAGTTACAGATCCAGAGCAGAGTGAAAAATGCAGGGCTCGTGAATGCAAGATGCGGGGGAAATCAGGGATTTCCCCAATCCGCATGGACTCCTCTGCACAACTGTTCGGGCGCGAGAGCTCCTCCGTTCGTGGCCGGATCCGGGTCGAAGCGCGAGTGCGCCGGCACCGGCGTCTTCCTCCCTCGGAGATACGGGGATTTGCCGGAACCTCGCAAGAAATCAG GTGGTTCGACGACGGTGGTCGTCCCTCCGAAAGTCGTGCAGGCTCTGCAGCTGAACGTCGACGGCACGAGGGGTCAAGCTCAGCCGCACCTGAATGACGCTTTTGCCCCTGACCACG CCGCGTTGATGGCGAGAAGGAATGCGGTTTTGTCAAAACAGAGGAGCTTAAACCACGAAATACGGCTCCCTCAGGAATGGACCTactga